The sequence below is a genomic window from Scophthalmus maximus strain ysfricsl-2021 chromosome 19, ASM2237912v1, whole genome shotgun sequence.
ctttaaaaaaaataatttcataagaATGCAGTTTGCGGTTTACTGGATATCCAAAAAGGCCTGGAGTAAGAGAAAGGAAAGCTTCAACTTGGCCAGATATTGTAACTGACTAAATTCTTGCTCGTCTGctcctgttgtgtttcagggCAACCTCCATGATAAATACGGACAGCTGGTGTTTCTGTACAGCAAGCTGCTCTGCACAAAATTGGAGTTTCATGTGAAGGTAAGAGGGCATCGTCTGTCATATGTCACACCACATACAATGTCACCAAGATGCATGCAATGGATAATTGAACAAAACGTTAGGAATATTCACTGTGAATGACAACCGGCATCAACTCTCCAAAACAATGTATCACAATGCAGCGTCCAACAATCCCACCGAACCTGGAGGTTACAGATGAAGTCCTGGAGCGCACTGCAGGGACAGACATTAATAATGTGTGAGTTTCTCTGATCAGCCTGAAATAATTATCGGAAACAGCACTGCTGCCACCCGAACGTGTTCATAAAGTAAAACGGACAACCCATGCTGAAGGTTTAATTTCACAGGATCCCATCATCATTGTTTGTGAGCGGGGCGTCTTTTCTTTCTAATGATGGTATCAACTTCACTCCTGCAGGTTCCAGCTCACAGTGGAGGTGTTTGATTACCTGGACACAGAGCTGAGGCTGGCGGAGacaggtggggaaaaaaaccaaaaacctccTCCCACTTTTTTACCCTTCCAAAGAAGAGAAACCTGAGCTACAGTAGAGGGCTGCAACCTGCTGACATTATCTATTTATATTTAAGAGCAAAGAGCCAGTTGAGAAAGTGTTATTGTGAGCATACCGATCTATTTACATAGAGTGATTTTagtttcttcttgttttatgCTCTCCTGTGTTTGGCgcctcttgtttgttttaaccgAAGAGGAAATGCCAGCAATTAGAAGACATTAAGTTGATTTCCTTCAGTTTTGCTGTGATGGTTTGCTCCTCCCAGGCCTTCAGGGTGGAGGCCCAAACTAATTTAGGCCATAGTACTGTGAACAAAGCACACAGTAATCTGTAGCTGTGCCCTCATGTGTTATCAGTTCCAGCACTGTTTCACAGTCACGGGCACAGAAGCTCCAGTCTTTGCATTTTGCTAAAAGTGTTCTTGGTACCTCACCAGTCCACTTCACGTAACAGAAGAACCAAATGTGAAAACTAACTGCAGCAGAACCTGACTCACTTAAAAGAGTTTATACGTCATTCAACCATTGGTGTCCACACACAGCTGTCATCCAGGCACTTTACAGaatggataaaaagaaaaagactagACATCATCTAGAAGCATGCTACACCttcagaaaatacattttcaaaataaaaagttcttAAACAGAATATTTGGTTAGTGACTGGCAAACTTAACTTAATGTTAGGGATACTTAATGCTTGTGCTCCTGTCTGTGACTTTGCCCCCAGTGATCCGACAGCTCAACACATCCATCGCCATCTCCACTCTCACATCTGGCCAGTGTCGCCTGTCTCCCCTCATCCAAGTTATCCAGGACTGTAGTCACCTCTACCACTACACCGTCAAGCTGCTGTTCAAGCTGCATGCCTGTAAGAAACGTTATTACCCAGACATAATGTCATGCGGAATAAGATTTGGCCTGTAAAATATgagtaaaaaaatgtcttcaagatATTGACCttcgtttttattttgtatgtgtttatgaATTGCTTGTCATTGACTTCTAGGTCTCCCTGCTGACACCCTACAAGGTCACCGTGAACGCTTCCATGACCAGTTCCACAGGTCGGTCGTCCTAGGCCTCAGGCTGCAACAATGACAATAAGAGGGATGGCATGTAAAAGGGGGAACTTGTTTTACCAAAGGAAGTCTGCAACATAATCCTGCCTGGCCCCATCACCACAGCACTTTGAAACGATGCAAATGTGCCCATCACTGCTTCCCATCCCCCACCCAGCTGCATTTATATCTTTACTGCTGAGTTCAAAGAGAAGGGGTTTGTGGGGAGATGTTGCCATTAGATTCACTCACAGTTTTTAATCACACATTATGTTGTTTAGTAAGATGACAGTTTGACATACCTGCAAATGGTGATAAAACCCACAAAAGCCATCTATATGAAGTCCAGAACTATGACAAGGCAAAAATACCACTTGTAATCTTACAAGATAACATTTAAGCAAGCTATTTGGAGTATATAGTGCATGAATATGAGTTTTGGGAGTCATTTTAATCTACTTTCCTTTGTCCCACAGCCTTAAGACCTTCTTCAATAAAGCAAGAGACATGATGTACTTCAAGAGACTGATCCAGATCCCGAAGCTGCCTGATGTAAGAGCACAGCGGGAAGGGGAGAGGCGGCATTACTTCAGTGCTGAGTCACAGTCTCCATGTTGAATGGCAAAGACTTCATCATAGGCCTAATGCTGCTACTGTTGGCTACAAACAGGAGTAACTGGCTTAGTATTTACAAAGACCTTTATGCAGTGTTGAAATCTTCTCATATGTTACAATTAATAAtgttttacaataaaatgtcaCCTGAACACAGAGGCAACCATGTTCGTGGTGTATCCAATGTCTACTCAGACAAGCTTCATTagtgtctcctttaaaaaaaaaacaattttataaaaatggcttttaagtagacgtttgtttgttttattgcttaTTCACTTTACCTAAGGTTGTATCGGTTATCTCTTTGATCAACACTAAATTTGTAATTGCTTTGCATGTATTTTCcggttttgtgtctgtgaagcactttgtaaacctgattttttttttttttgatttttaatggtGCTTTATAAAGTaagtttaatatttttactCTTTTGTCCTTCTCGTTGCCAGTCCCCACCTAACTTCCTGCACGCAGCTTCACTGGCCAAACACGTGAAGCCAGTGGTGGTCATGGCTAACGAGGACGAACCAGAGCAACaagacgacgacgatgacgaccCAGAGCCGCTCATCGAGGTCAGCGACTTCGCCACATCCAGCGTACAGGCACAGCCACAGGTATGGCACAACTGGGACGGATACACCCATACACTAGCatgatgttgtgtttgctttttatattcattcatttatttttatttttatttttgcaggaaaTTGACATATTTGATCAGGCATTTGGGCCTGCAAATGGAGGTTTCGATGACAGGTGAGCCAGGATGTTTTAACCTGTAATTATTTAAACAGATTGATAGTTTTCAGCACATTGACTGTGACAGTACTTTTTCTGTCCGACAGGGATCTTCAGATTGAGAGCCTCAAGCGTGACCTCGAGTTGTTGAGAGCAGATCTGGAGAGAGTCAAAGCAGAGGTAAGGACATCTGGGACGGATTAATCTGATGCTTGCGTTTGGAccattttctgtctgtctgtctgtctgtctgtctctgagtgagtgagtgagtgagtgtgtgtgtgtgtgtgtgtgagatgttaTGGGGCATTGTTATCTGTGTGCAAAGGAATCTGGGTCATGTGTCGGGCGGATGCAAATACTGCTCTTGCCATGTGGAATGTGGCAAGTAGCCTGTGAATGAGAGGTGACGAGGGCTTCCAGTTGAGATTTTTGACGTCACAGATACAATTTCAGCTTGTATCCGGTTCTTTGATGTTGTTATTGTAAAagcaaacatgaacatttgGCAGGTATCAATACACAAGCTTGtgttcatctttgttttttaagtatctTGTAGAAAGgaaatttcaacatttttatgttgataattgcacaaacacacacccgtgtgtttacacacacacacacacacacacacacacacacacacacacacacacacacacacacacacacacacacacacacacacacacacacacacacacacacacacacacacacacacacacacacacacacacacacacacccacccaccagTAGATTTTTCCTGAAGTGCAGACCTCTCCTTTCACCTCTTGCAGGCTCAGCGCTACATCACGCAGCTCAAGTCCCAAATCAACAGTTTGGAGGCAGAGCTGGAAGAACAACGTGCTCAGAAACAACATGCTCTCGTGGAAAATGAGCAGCTGCGCATGGAGCTTGAGGCCACGCGTCGCAGAAACGCAGAACATGAGGGCCTACAGACCACCTTCATTGAGGCAGACCGTAAGATATCCAATTGACACTCTTAAACAAACTCAGGGACACAATCATGGACAAGTCAGTGGGATCACACTGTCATCTCTCTTGTCTGTGCAGAAAGAGCACAGGCCACTGAGCAACGGTACAATAAGCTGAAGGAGAAGCACACAGAGCTGGTTGCCAGTCATGCTGAACTACTCCGGAAGGTAGAAACAGACTGCAGACCAGTCCAgagatattcattttaaattagaTGTCATCACCTTAGTGTGTGCGGTTACACTTAATGCGGTGATGTGCCGACAGAGTGCAGACACTGTGAAGATGCTGTCAGCAACCCAGCAGACCCAGGAAGAAGTGGAGAGGACCAAACATCAGCTGTCGTTCGAGATCGATCGGATAAAACAGGAAGCTGACATGAAGGTGGGTGGGGTGTTGTTTCGCTTCAAAAACATGGATGTCTAGTGTGGATGTTGGTCATTGagccatttcatttcattcactgtagctggaggagcagaaatTTGAGATGGAGAAGCTGAAgcgagagctggaggagaagatggcAGAAGTGATGCGCATCAAGGCAACTCTGCAGAGCAGCGAGAAGGTGAGCAGCGAGCACCTGTAGTTTCACAGCGCATCAACGACTTTCAACGAAATTAGCAATTTAGCATTCACACTTATCACCAGTTTAGAGGCTTGGGGCATGTTGCACATTTCCGGATGGAATTTTTCTACTGGCACTCACGTCCATCTGCCTCTTCTGGCTTCCCTCaccactctctcactctctgttaTTGCCAGACATCGGGCCAAATGAACAGCTCAATGACAGCTCTGCAGGCAGAGAAGGAGCGTCTGATGCGATCTGTGAGTGAGAAGGAGGCGGAGCTGTCTTCTCTGCGGCAGACGGCGCAGGTGCAGCAGTCATCACTTCAgcaggagcgagagaggagcagcagggagCTGGGGGATCTGCAGGGCAAACTGCAAGAAAAGGTCAGTCAGGACAGCAGCGCCCAGCTCAGCAGTGTCAAAAGCAGACTTGTATTCAGCTTCTAGTTTTGTCTCCCTAAGAAAAAGTACACTGTCTCATGATTATAGACATTACACTATAATCTTgaacaaatttgaaatataacgttatacattttttgtataaAGTATGtgaatttgcatatttgtaCCATTGGCTATATTTACAAGAGATGTGATGCATACAGTATTATTTCTCTAAAGCTGttggaggcaggacatgacgataattccATTGCGGAAAGCAGCGTTTTTGTTCACTCTCaccaacacgcccactcactcactgggaatcttccggagattttccttctgtattctcacatgggctcacactgacattttccagaaattttaccaggagggggctggcaggaaaaattctggaaatgtccggagcaacatttgcgcaCATTTGCAatctcacatgcagcccctctggacaatttcaagaaaatgtctggacttcagtgttcatgtctgaaagcagcttaaatgTGATGACACCTAATTCTTCAGTAGTGACATGACTTTCTGTTTATCTTTAACTGCATCTTAGTCATGCCACGAGCAGTTTAAATGTGCATgcattttttctatatttcGTAAAAAGCTGGCCATGAGggcatactgtgctttatcaaCAGCATTATAGATGAGGGTCTAGGACTGAAAACTTGAGTAAAACTGGGTTTAATTTTAAGTGTCTTTACTCATTAGTAAGCCTGTGTAGGACATTGACAGGAATAACAACTGAATACATTTGGAAACACCCCATGAAACTAGCTCAGCCTAAATAAAgtctttttaagaaaaaggtCAATGGAATATGGTCCAATTAATCCTGACTGAATGGAAGCAAGACTCTTGTGAATTTTGAAAGAACCTAAAGAAGAATGTGGGCATACATGATTAAGAGGATGCATTTACTTCACATGGAGAAACTGTAAATCTATTTATCTGGACTCTCTGTTGTACTCACTGCacctaaacaaaaaaaagaagcttaatTTGATAAATTTACGCAAACAGTAAATCCAGCTTTTGTTGATGAAACTAAATTAATGTTAAGTGGGCACACTATGGAGATTAGAGTGGCATGTATTCTGCCCTGAAGGTTGTCATGGACATGAATCAACATAGTTTACCTatgtatattaatataaatcTCTTGTCGTCATATACATTTATGTatgttgtgtgtcttgtgtatGAATGTAGGCGAatcaggaggagcagctgaagcAGAAGCTTCTGGAGGAGCAGTTTGCTCTGCTGCAGGGCACCATCACAGAGGCCGAGAACATCATCCAAGATGCTGTTGCTAAATTGGACGATCCCCTTCACGTACGCTGCACTAGCTCTCCAGGTCAGAGCCTTGCTCTTTTATTTCACAACATGTATAAACAGGTTaccaacaaaataaatgcaaataatgGGAAGATTTGATGAGTAAAAGAAAGACCTTATCTTAGCTTAGATCTTAGCTGGTTGACTACACAGAGTATATTTTCTGTTCTGGAGACGTTAAAAAGCtcattgttttttagttttttccccaatCTTCTGTATTTCCACCAAACACAGATTATCTCGTGAGTCGGGCGGAGGCTACACTGGGCTCCATCGACAAGGTCAAAAAGGGCCATGCAGATTATCTGAGTAACATGGGCGGTAAGATTTATCGTTTCCTGGACTTGTTATGGTTggtttgctgctgtgtttgttaaTGCGGCACACTGGTCTCATACTGTACGCTCCTGTAACCAGATGCTGGAGGGCTGCTGAGGGCTCTGACCCAGTTCTCACACCTGGCTGCGGATACAATCGTCAACGGCAGCGCTACTGCACACATGGCGCCCGTTGACCATGCAGACCGTAAGGAATATCTCTGAATATATTTTCTCTGCattattttagcttttttttaaacattcattttagtACGTATATTAACCAGTTCATACATTCACATGTAAAGCAACATCTTTAGATTCAAGTCTGCTGAAGAAGCATCCCAAATATGTGTCTTTTAATAATCAGTGGCTGACGGTTAATCTCTGCTCTTTTATGCCCAGGACTGACAGAGAACTGCAGAGGCTGTGCCACCCAGAGTCTGCAGTACTTGAAGGACCTGAAGTCCAAGACAACCCTCCAGAAGGCAGACCCGGCCTCCGTTCGCATAATTGTTCAAAAGATCTTGCATTTGGGCCAGGTGCGCAAAATCAGAGCTCCTCTAAAACTTCTAATAATTACCAGAGTGTCGCTTCAAAGGAAGCCAAGAATAAATGACTGGAATTGAGAGTTTGTCTCTTCAAGTCTGGCTTTGACTTGAGTGACGGGTCACTGAAAAATGAAGGAATCCATAAGAGCACATTCAACCACTTCACAAATCCAGAACAGTGTAGGTGTTCTAATGCAGTGTATGGATTTGGCGATACAAACCGTTTATTTTGGTAAAAAACTTTTATCAGGAACACAGGGCTGCTATCTGAGGCATTGCTTTTACTGGATGTTGTACATTATTCAAACTGTATAATTATCCAGACTTGTTAACATTTCCGTACAGTTTTCAACAGCTGTGTCATTTTCAGTGTcattcagttgtgttttttcatgattGTCGTACGCAGGAGCTGCGGCCAAAAGGCATGGACATTCGTCAGGATGAGCTCGGAGATCTTGTCGATAAAGAAATGGCTGCAACATCAGCAGCTATTGAGGAGGCGGTTCGTAGGATTGATGTAAGTATTGTAAATATTAGTATAGCCTGCTGATATTAACCGTGATGAATAGGTCTCGGGGTATCCACTGTAGTTGATAGATCTCTCATGTGGTTTTGTGTCCAGGAAATGATGAATCAGGCACGAAAGGACACTTCAGGAATCAAACTGGAGGTCAATGAAAGGTTTGTTCTTCTTTGGTACTTTCACATCATCATGTAGCTTAACACTGGGAATGTGGCGGTCTAACCTACGAAAAAGCAAGCAAAGCACAAAAAGTATCCTCCATCTTTTCTGATTACCTGCTCGTTCCTGTCATTCTCCACTGACTATTgtttgtttggggaaaaaaaggccacaacTGATAAATAACTTTGCAAATTTTAAATCTCTCTTCTACAGAATTCTCTTCAGCTGCACTGACCTGATGAAGGTACTTTAGTTTGTCTTTCCACTAATAGTACGTTATAGACTACACACAAAACCCTACATAATGTACAGTAGTATctccattttaaatgaatgtccTAATGAACATTTGtggatttgttttcctcttgctCCTTTTGTCTTCCACTCTCCCGTAGGCCATCCGCATGCTGATCATAGCTTCTACAGATTTACAAAAGGAGATTGTCGAGAGTGGGCGGGTGAGTCACACTGATCTTAcgtttgtgtttagtttttttgttcaagAGTTGGAACAACTTTTGTTTCTGAAATCCGAATGAGCTGTTCTGATTCATTCAGATAAACGGCTAACAGCACTGATGTTTTCCTTGTGAAGGGTGCAGCCACCATTAAGGAGTTCTACGCCAAAAATTCTCGCTGGACTGAGGGACTCATCTCTGCTGCCAAGGCTGTGGGATGGGGGGCCACCGAGATGGTGTAAGTTCTCATTTATACGTCCCAGTTTCTATTCTTCACATATTTAAATGTAGTTTATGTAGCTTGTTTCAGcatcattgtcaaatacttaTTACAAACAAATGTTCTACTTTAGAGAGTTGAGTTGATACCTCTGACCTTGTCAAGATTTCCTTTATTCCAGAAGAACTAATATCATATACATAATAGAAATGTTAGGTGACCTGACAACGactgaacaacaacacaataacagCACAATAAATATCTATGCCTCTTTACCCTGAATTATTCATTGAGGTCATTCGGATTATCCTGATGGCCTAAACATCTACTCCTCTACTCATCTCTCATGAAGGAGACCGAGTAATGACGATTAAAAGATGTTAAAATGTCAAGTGTAGCACCTGTTATATGACACATATATTAGTTGGTACACAGAGCTGTAGCCACTCCACTTACGTGGATTGAAGGGGTATTGTCTTTACCTACTTTCCCACAGAGAGTCCGCTGACAAGGTGGTGCTGCACACGGGCAAATATGAGGAGTTGATTGTCTGCTCTCATGAGATTGCTGCTAGCACTGCACAGCTGGTCGCTGCCTCGAAGGTAATGCTCTGATTTCTAAGAAAATCTTTTtcggaaaatgtttttttactgcagaaacATGCTATGCTGCATTATGTTAATTGCCACAAAGTGCAATTGAAAACATTCCTGTGAGGTCCATTGACGGGGCAGATCAACCACATTGCATTCAATtatgcagcagtttgtttttgccaatttaactctctttctatttttgtgtCATCTGCTCTCAGGTTAAGGCAGACCGCAACAGTAAGAAGCTGTCAGTTCTCCAGCAGGCTTCTCGCCATGTGAATGAAATGGCAGCCAATGTGGTGGGCTCAACAAGGACGGGCCAGGAGCACCTGGAGGAAAAAGGTTTGTCCGATTTGTGCTTGAAACAATTACAGGCACACAATGAGCGCCAGCGATTTTTAATAATTGTGTTTTATCCAATCACTCTTCGTTTGATAGATACCATGGACTTCTCTGGGATGTCCCTCATCAAGTTgaggaaagaagaaatggaGTCACAGGTATGAGCGTCACTTTTGGTATTATATCAGAAAATTCTctttaatgaattaaatttaATCCAACACTCGAATCCAAAATCTCCTGGCATCTTGAGAGACACTTAATATGAAGCTCATCTAAACAAAATTTTGTTTAGATGAGCTTCATTATGAGCTTCATTATCAGTTGTTACTACAGTGGGAATCGCTTATTGTGACCACGTCGGTTTTGGGTCAAATTGTTCACTATAAGCAGATGATTGACAACCAAATTATATACCATCTAATAAACATTCGTATATAATTGTAATGAAATGGATAACATTGCTatttacagattttaaaataaagtaaaattgtAGGTATGCACagcaagcacacacgcacgcacacacacatgcacacgcaaacacaatgtgaacacTCCGTATGTCGGAAGAGCTGAAAGGCACAGTTGCTACAGCATGAGGCATTCTCATACAACTTTGGCAATAAGGGAATTAGAAGCAAACAAAAttttgcacaaagaaaaaccaaaggCATGTACGCACAGTCAAAAAGACGAACACAAGTTGATTTCTAGTTCTACATGAATGAACTTGGAGTCAGTTCGATGaacttgaataaataaagcGTCATCCGTTTTGACTGTGGATAATCGTCCATTTATTTTCCCGCTCCGCAGGTGAAGGTACTCGAATTAGAGAGTCAGTTGGAGAATGAGCGACTGCGTTTGGGTGAGCTTAGGAAGAAGCACTACAACTTGGCTGGAGTTCCTCCAGAGCAGGTTTCTGAGGGGAACGGAGACACCTCCTCTCTTGCCCATCCTGCGTCTATGTCACCCAAACCCAAACCTGCTCTTATGAAGAAGCCTGCAATGGCCCAGAAACCCAACATGCTCCCCAAAAATACAGTAAGAGCTGCGAAGTAAAGTCTGTGTTGTATATGAGGCAATAGGATGAGACTTGTTGGTAAATCTCATTTGTCCTCTTCTGTATGTTGCAGTTcaagtaaacacctgagcagcagATGAGTGCTCCACTACCAGATGTTTGGTTTGACCAGAGAAAGATTGCC
It includes:
- the hip1rb gene encoding huntingtin interacting protein 1 related b isoform X2 — translated: MSKHMDTLLKGRDDKLSSISKAINSTETPVKEKHARRIILGTHREKGAYTFWSYALGFPLASNSILSWKFCHVLHKVLRDGHRNVLQDCMRHHSSLVEIGKLWGNLHDKYGQLVFLYSKLLCTKLEFHVKRPTIPPNLEVTDEVLERTAGTDINNVFQLTVEVFDYLDTELRLAETVIRQLNTSIAISTLTSGQCRLSPLIQVIQDCSHLYHYTVKLLFKLHACLPADTLQGHRERFHDQFHSLKTFFNKARDMMYFKRLIQIPKLPDSPPNFLHAASLAKHVKPVVVMANEDEPEQQDDDDDDPEPLIEVSDFATSSVQAQPQEIDIFDQAFGPANGGFDDRDLQIESLKRDLELLRADLERVKAEAQRYITQLKSQINSLEAELEEQRAQKQHALVENEQLRMELEATRRRNAEHEGLQTTFIEADQRAQATEQRYNKLKEKHTELVASHAELLRKSADTVKMLSATQQTQEEVERTKHQLSFEIDRIKQEADMKLEEQKFEMEKLKRELEEKMAEVMRIKATLQSSEKTSGQMNSSMTALQAEKERLMRSVSEKEAELSSLRQTAQVQQSSLQQERERSSRELGDLQGKLQEKANQEEQLKQKLLEEQFALLQGTITEAENIIQDAVAKLDDPLHVRCTSSPDYLVSRAEATLGSIDKVKKGHADYLSNMGDAGGLLRALTQFSHLAADTIVNGSATAHMAPVDHADRLTENCRGCATQSLQYLKDLKSKTTLQKADPASVRIIVQKILHLGQELRPKGMDIRQDELGDLVDKEMAATSAAIEEAVRRIDEMMNQARKDTSGIKLEVNERILFSCTDLMKAIRMLIIASTDLQKEIVESGRGAATIKEFYAKNSRWTEGLISAAKAVGWGATEMVESADKVVLHTGKYEELIVCSHEIAASTAQLVAASKVKADRNSKKLSVLQQASRHVNEMAANVVGSTRTGQEHLEEKDTMDFSGMSLIKLRKEEMESQVKVLELESQLENERLRLGELRKKHYNLAGVPPEQVSEGNGDTSSLAHPASMSPKPKPALMKKPAMAQKPNMLPKNTFK
- the hip1rb gene encoding huntingtin interacting protein 1 related b isoform X1 yields the protein MNTIHSRVKSRRTESSLGAEREHFDKQQLSSISKAINSTETPVKEKHARRIILGTHREKGAYTFWSYALGFPLASNSILSWKFCHVLHKVLRDGHRNVLQDCMRHHSSLVEIGKLWGNLHDKYGQLVFLYSKLLCTKLEFHVKRPTIPPNLEVTDEVLERTAGTDINNVFQLTVEVFDYLDTELRLAETVIRQLNTSIAISTLTSGQCRLSPLIQVIQDCSHLYHYTVKLLFKLHACLPADTLQGHRERFHDQFHSLKTFFNKARDMMYFKRLIQIPKLPDSPPNFLHAASLAKHVKPVVVMANEDEPEQQDDDDDDPEPLIEVSDFATSSVQAQPQEIDIFDQAFGPANGGFDDRDLQIESLKRDLELLRADLERVKAEAQRYITQLKSQINSLEAELEEQRAQKQHALVENEQLRMELEATRRRNAEHEGLQTTFIEADQRAQATEQRYNKLKEKHTELVASHAELLRKSADTVKMLSATQQTQEEVERTKHQLSFEIDRIKQEADMKLEEQKFEMEKLKRELEEKMAEVMRIKATLQSSEKTSGQMNSSMTALQAEKERLMRSVSEKEAELSSLRQTAQVQQSSLQQERERSSRELGDLQGKLQEKANQEEQLKQKLLEEQFALLQGTITEAENIIQDAVAKLDDPLHVRCTSSPDYLVSRAEATLGSIDKVKKGHADYLSNMGDAGGLLRALTQFSHLAADTIVNGSATAHMAPVDHADRLTENCRGCATQSLQYLKDLKSKTTLQKADPASVRIIVQKILHLGQELRPKGMDIRQDELGDLVDKEMAATSAAIEEAVRRIDEMMNQARKDTSGIKLEVNERILFSCTDLMKAIRMLIIASTDLQKEIVESGRGAATIKEFYAKNSRWTEGLISAAKAVGWGATEMVESADKVVLHTGKYEELIVCSHEIAASTAQLVAASKVKADRNSKKLSVLQQASRHVNEMAANVVGSTRTGQEHLEEKDTMDFSGMSLIKLRKEEMESQVKVLELESQLENERLRLGELRKKHYNLAGVPPEQVSEGNGDTSSLAHPASMSPKPKPALMKKPAMAQKPNMLPKNTFK